A single region of the Leishmania panamensis strain MHOM/PA/94/PSC-1 chromosome 23 sequence genome encodes:
- a CDS encoding hypothetical protein (TriTrypDB/GeneDB-style sysID: LpmP.23.1810), whose translation MSEGAVRQLSIPASWVHTDLQKLRLRLERVAVTVQIKELEDHRRYVESQVGAVERRTSRQRFRIEQLTKELQSLTAELAPELTLLEEGHHIAEGMRNQLHYQKMISRAYSSYSGEVTGLSPTSSVGTVDLRISMVCPLSVQGLSLLPRCVANAAPPKAADVDAFLWRYAPLFQWSEEEQAVKPPFFFDEPCLMERGTDGSLSASEESGVFGAVVCRNAACPYWHRDQLTHVKMAVKVFLDSVRCQSVLDEHLCAVTHTTACLARHAYHADSISLVCALLCEVLQTLIATGLHVRLLTGKQSTRAMMSAPTVKATDVPRAAPSRGALLRRAEEVERWGAVEQQQRQHSLSIDPFPLATAAAVQFQLHPTSLSWRCMLAAVEDVSQRRWLGRQGVELFPSSPELHLQYVLAVLSSGGGVAEVVESCLAACRTLSAQAAASVVAGLDCGQYATSVARHVAYFLARVFVHVAQTDTATALAFLAPLLSSDAEAGVAALLLPLARQNLTLLMVALRRTGHLYYAKFLPLAAISDIALELSPPDGANPSESGRDALYASLKLVTSYKRDHFDAQLVSSCDAALQISLLRTFSYRLAYIERVVEKTVPESPLSQAVLYSEYVDAVAQQQSVHAAVLVADALARNEGASCTLILLLRGRLRMWGASLSPDAQNVVLEFCTANHLSLDELGDPSHLRDAFQQPSFSRSSPVEWVCAYALHVMWTSGDEAAAESVWERMNALPVELLIHDAVATAFCFHILLQLSGEARSATLFHRTVRRCLSLFLEAHLLSWSAVEGSAGDMIGLPHYLSLCIYQDVPLLLGPSTGDTFAWRCLVLEVAASLGVLHPLLVAD comes from the coding sequence ATGTCTGAAGGTGCAGTGCGGCAACTTTCCATTCCAGCCTCTTGGGTGCACACAGACTTACAGAAGCTACGACTTCGACTTGAGAGGGTCGCTGTGACAGTGCAGAtcaaggagctggaggatcATCGACGGTATGTGGAGTCGCAGGTTGGCGCCGTAGAGCGACGCACGAGCCGCCAACGCTTTCGTATAGAGCAGCTGACTAAGGAGCTGCAGAGCCTGACGGCAGAGCTGGCGCCAGAACTGACACTCCTCGAAGAGGGCCATCACATTGCAGAGGGGATGCGGAACCAGCTCCACTACCAGAAGATGATTAGTCGAGCTTACTCTTCCTACAGCGGTGAAGTCACTGGTTTATCGCCTACAAGTAGCGTAGGCACAGTGGATCTACGGATTTCCATGGTCTGCCCCCTGTCTGTGCAggggctctctctccttccccgcTGCGTTGCCAACGCTGCTCCACCGAAGGCCGCGGATGTGGATGCGTTTCTATGGCGTTATGCCCCGCTCTTTCAGtggagtgaggaggagcaagcGGTAAAgccgcccttcttcttcgatGAGCCCTGCCTCATGGAGCGTGGAACTGATGGGAGTCTGAGCGCGTCCGAGGAGAGTGGCGTCTTTGGCGCAGTAGTGTGCCGCAACGCGGCATGCCCGTACTGGCACCGCGATCAGCTTACCCACGTCAAGATGGCAGTAAAGGTCTTTCTAGACTCCGTGCGTTGCCAGTCGGTGCTCGATGAGCACCTGTGCGCTGTCACCCACACGACTGCTTGCCTGGCGCGTCATGCATATCACGCGGACTCCATCTCGTTAGTCTGCGCCCTACTctgcgaggtgctgcagacgTTAATCGCGACTGGCCTGCATGTGAGGCTTCTTACGGGCAAGCAGTCGACACGCGCGATGATGAGTGCACCCACTGTGAAGGCGACGGACGTGCCGCGCGCCGCGCCTTCCCGCGGAGCACTTTTACGGCgcgccgaggaggtggagcgctgGGGCGCcgttgagcagcagcaacggcagcactcTCTCAGCATCGACCCTTTCCCGCTAgctactgcagctgctgtacAGTTCCAGTTACATCCAACTTCCCTGTCGTGGCGGTGCATGCTGGCCGCCGTGGAGGACGTttcacagcggcgctggctgGGACGTCAGGGCGTGGAGCTGTTTCCGAGCTCTCCAGAGTTGCATCTTCAGTACGTACTCGCGGTactgagcagcggcggcggcgtcgctgaggTGGTTGAGTCTTGCCTCGCAGCCTGCCGCACTCTTTCTGCTCAGGCAGCGGCCTCTGTGGTGGCAGGTCTGGACTGTGGACAGTACGCCACCAGTGTGGCACGACATGTTGCGTACTTCCTCGCTCGCGTGTTTGTGCACGTGGCGCAGACGGACACGGCGACGGCTTTGGCATTTCTGGCGCCTCTTTTGAGCTCGGATGCGGAGGCGGGCGTGGCTGCCCTTCTTCTACCGTTGGCGCGTCAGAACTTGACACTGCTGATGGTGgcactgcgccgcaccggccACCTTTACTACGCCAAgtttcttcctctcgctgccaTCTCCGACATAGCCCTGGAGCTGTCACCACCCGATGGCGCTAACCCATCGGAGAGTGGTCGCGACGCACTGTATGCATCGTTGAAGTTGGTGACGTCGTACAAGCGTGACCACTTCGATGCCCAGCTTGTGAGCTCCTgtgacgcggcgctgcagattAGCCTCCTGAGAACCTTTTCCTACCGACTGGCTTACATCGAGCGTGTTGTGGAGAAGACGGTGCCGGAGTCGCCGCTATCGCAGGCCGTTCTGTACAGCGAGTACGTCGATGCGgttgctcagcagcagtcaGTGCATGCTGCAGTACTCGTCGCCGACGCGCTCGCGCGCAACGAAGGGGCCTCGTGTACGCTGATACTGTTACTTCGAGGACGCCTCCGCATGTGGGGTGCGTCCCTCTCGCCGGACGCGCAGAACGTTGTGTTGGAGTTCTGCACAGCGAACCATCTCTCCCTCGACGAGCTCGGTGATCCGTCGCACCTCCGGGATGCCTTTCAGCAGCCTTCTTTCTCGCGCTCCTCGCCTGTTGAATGGGTGTGCGCGTACGCCCTCCACGTGATGTGGACATCGGGTGAcgaggctgctgcagagTCGGTATGGGAGAGGATGAACGCGCTGCCTGTGGAGTTGCTCATCCACGATGCAGTGGCTACCGCCTTCTGCTTTCACATTCTCCTGCAGCTCAGTGGGGAGGCTCGCAGCGCGACTCTCTTCCACCGCACCGTGCGCCGATGTCTTTCCCTATTTCTCGAAGCACACCTCCTCAGCTGGAGCGCAGTGGAGGGGTCAGCGGGGGATATGATCGGGCTGCCTCACTATCTGAGTCTCTGCATCTACCAAGATGTGCCACTGCTCTTGGGCCCCAGCACAGGAGACACGTTCGCATGGCGCTGCCTTGTCCTGGAAGTGGCTGCAAGCTTGGGTGTTCTTCATCCTCTTTTGGTGGCTGACTAG